Proteins from a genomic interval of Stenotrophomonas maltophilia R551-3:
- a CDS encoding ribokinase, giving the protein MSSSVVVVGSFNVDHVWRCESLPAPGATIAGRYSTGPGGKGFNQAVAACRAGADTHFVCALGDDAGGATARELAAQDGFGLIAEASSEPTGTAGIYVDARGRNTIVIGPGANAALSTDFLQQQHALLAGAKVVLVQLESPVQTIEAALATAREAGVTTVLNTAPADAPSTIGLLKLADVITPNETEFAALLGRHVGERVDANDVAALDGASLHALCRKLVGNGTVVVTLGSVGVFVSHADENLRGDTQPYYRVGAEQVQAIDTTGAGDAFNGALAASLAQVADAPFARHVRFANQFAGRSTEKEGAAAAMPRFTPADSEAK; this is encoded by the coding sequence ATGAGCAGCAGTGTCGTTGTCGTCGGTTCCTTCAATGTCGATCACGTGTGGCGGTGCGAGTCGCTGCCGGCACCGGGTGCGACCATTGCCGGCCGCTACAGCACCGGCCCCGGTGGCAAGGGCTTCAACCAGGCCGTGGCGGCCTGCCGCGCCGGTGCCGACACGCACTTCGTGTGCGCGTTGGGCGATGACGCCGGTGGCGCCACCGCCCGCGAGCTGGCCGCACAGGATGGCTTCGGGCTGATCGCCGAAGCCAGCAGCGAACCGACTGGCACCGCTGGTATCTACGTGGATGCCCGTGGCCGCAACACCATCGTGATCGGCCCGGGTGCCAACGCCGCACTGAGCACCGACTTCCTGCAACAGCAGCACGCGCTGCTGGCCGGCGCCAAGGTGGTGCTGGTGCAGCTGGAATCGCCGGTACAGACCATCGAAGCAGCGCTGGCCACGGCCCGCGAAGCCGGCGTCACCACGGTGCTCAACACCGCACCGGCCGACGCTCCCTCGACCATCGGCCTGCTCAAGCTGGCCGATGTGATCACCCCGAACGAGACCGAGTTCGCCGCCCTGCTCGGCCGCCATGTCGGTGAGCGCGTGGATGCCAACGACGTCGCCGCGCTGGATGGCGCCAGCCTGCATGCGCTGTGCCGCAAGCTGGTCGGCAACGGTACGGTGGTGGTGACCCTGGGTTCGGTGGGCGTGTTCGTGTCGCATGCCGACGAGAACCTGCGCGGCGATACCCAGCCGTACTACCGCGTGGGTGCCGAACAGGTGCAGGCGATCGACACCACCGGTGCCGGTGACGCCTTCAATGGCGCGCTGGCCGCGTCGCTGGCGCAGGTGGCCGATGCCCCGTTCGCCCGCCACGTGCGCTTCGCCAACCAGTTCGCCGGTCGCTCGACCGAGAAGGAAGGCGCTGCTGCGGCGATGCCGCGCTTCACCCCGGCTGATTCCGAAGCAAAGTAG
- a CDS encoding TonB-dependent hemoglobin/transferrin/lactoferrin family receptor — MTRHTALCLAVWMALPLSAHAAAAAAPDAREFDRVQVTATRTERAVSDVAATVDVIDREQMDRHLVQDIKDLVRYEPGLSVTRSATRFGLDGFRIRGLDGNRVRIQTDGIVMPTRFDIGSFASSNRNFTDLDTLKRVEIVRGPASSLYGSDALGGVVAFVTKDPADYLKDGKNSYFGLKFGYDGEWKGLLGGATAAFGGEHWSGLVNVNHHQGQETDNKGTVRSDNDTRTASNPQDRDGRSLLSKLVYAPSEDQRFRLTVEGNEDTTDTNVLSAIASVAPRPGAMAAATGMKSHDTQKRNRVSFAHEMDALDQPFADSLHWQVYAQNSETRQQTDETRTDGSRRHRVFSFDQHAYGLQAQFNKAFSTGAVEHALTYGFEGTRTEIRQKRDGYQVNRAGVVSNTVTPDTFPVRDFPISKTTELGLYAQDEMRLADGKLSLVPGVRVDRYELKPEVDSIFAEDNPTTAVAQLKKTSVSPKLGMVWRFTDEWSLFAGYARGFRSPPYNDVNIGLTNVAFGYTAIANPDLKPETSDGYELGLRFIAPAAYVSVSGYYNDYKDFIQSNVDTGRNAQGLTVFQSQNIADARIYGAEMKAGIEFGELSPALKGWALRSALAWSRGDNRTDDEPLASVDPLRGTLGLMYDTDTWGVELAGTFVQRKKRLPPPAAQTNPNAPASFVYQPAGYGVLDLMAHWNFAPGATFNVGVFNLADKRYIEWSSITPSLITNRALSDRFSSPGRTFSASLAVSW, encoded by the coding sequence ATGACCCGCCATACCGCCCTGTGTCTCGCCGTCTGGATGGCCTTGCCGCTGTCCGCCCACGCTGCTGCTGCCGCCGCGCCCGATGCGCGCGAATTCGACCGGGTGCAGGTCACCGCCACCCGCACCGAACGGGCCGTGAGCGACGTCGCGGCCACCGTCGACGTCATTGACCGCGAGCAGATGGACCGGCACCTGGTACAGGACATCAAGGATCTGGTGCGCTACGAGCCGGGCCTGTCGGTCACCCGCAGCGCCACCCGCTTCGGCCTGGATGGTTTCCGCATCCGTGGCCTGGATGGCAACCGCGTGCGCATCCAGACCGACGGTATCGTCATGCCGACCCGGTTCGATATCGGTTCGTTCGCCAGTTCCAACCGCAACTTCACCGATCTCGATACGCTCAAGCGCGTGGAGATCGTGCGCGGCCCGGCCAGTTCGCTGTACGGCTCCGACGCATTGGGCGGCGTGGTCGCGTTCGTCACCAAGGACCCGGCCGACTACCTCAAGGACGGCAAGAACAGCTACTTCGGCCTGAAGTTCGGCTACGACGGCGAGTGGAAGGGCCTGCTTGGCGGTGCCACCGCTGCTTTCGGTGGCGAGCACTGGAGCGGTCTGGTCAACGTCAACCACCACCAGGGCCAGGAAACGGACAACAAGGGCACGGTACGCAGCGACAACGACACCCGTACGGCGTCCAATCCGCAGGACCGCGACGGCCGCAGCCTGCTCAGCAAGCTGGTCTACGCACCGAGCGAAGACCAGCGCTTCCGCCTGACCGTGGAAGGCAACGAAGACACCACCGATACCAATGTGTTGTCGGCGATTGCCAGCGTTGCACCGCGCCCCGGCGCGATGGCTGCGGCCACTGGCATGAAGTCCCACGACACCCAGAAGCGCAACCGCGTGTCCTTTGCCCACGAAATGGATGCGCTGGACCAGCCGTTCGCCGACAGCCTGCATTGGCAGGTGTATGCGCAGAACAGCGAAACCCGGCAGCAGACCGACGAGACCCGCACCGACGGCAGTCGTCGCCACCGCGTGTTTTCCTTCGACCAGCATGCCTATGGCCTGCAGGCGCAGTTCAACAAGGCCTTCAGCACCGGTGCGGTCGAACATGCGTTGACCTACGGCTTCGAGGGCACGCGCACCGAGATCCGCCAGAAGCGCGACGGCTATCAGGTCAACCGTGCCGGTGTGGTCAGCAACACCGTTACCCCCGACACCTTCCCGGTGCGTGACTTCCCGATCAGCAAGACCACCGAGTTGGGCCTGTACGCGCAGGATGAAATGCGCCTGGCCGACGGCAAGCTGTCGCTGGTGCCGGGCGTACGCGTGGACCGTTACGAGCTGAAGCCGGAAGTGGACAGCATCTTCGCCGAAGACAATCCGACTACCGCCGTAGCGCAGCTGAAGAAGACCAGCGTGTCGCCGAAGCTGGGCATGGTCTGGCGCTTCACCGACGAATGGTCGCTGTTCGCCGGCTATGCGCGCGGCTTCCGGTCGCCGCCGTACAACGACGTCAACATCGGCCTGACCAACGTCGCCTTCGGATACACCGCCATCGCCAACCCGGACCTGAAGCCGGAAACCAGTGACGGCTACGAGCTGGGCCTGCGCTTCATCGCACCGGCTGCGTACGTCAGCGTCAGTGGCTACTACAACGATTACAAGGATTTCATCCAATCCAACGTCGATACCGGCAGGAACGCACAGGGATTGACCGTGTTCCAGTCGCAGAACATCGCCGACGCGCGCATCTATGGTGCGGAAATGAAGGCCGGTATCGAGTTCGGTGAACTCAGTCCGGCGCTGAAGGGCTGGGCGCTGCGCAGTGCGTTGGCCTGGTCGCGTGGTGACAACCGGACCGATGACGAACCGCTGGCCTCGGTCGATCCGTTGCGTGGCACGCTGGGCCTGATGTACGACACCGATACCTGGGGCGTCGAACTGGCCGGCACCTTCGTGCAGCGCAAGAAGCGCCTGCCGCCGCCGGCGGCGCAGACCAATCCGAACGCACCGGCGTCGTTCGTCTACCAGCCGGCCGGCTACGGCGTGCTGGACCTGATGGCGCACTGGAACTTCGCACCGGGTGCGACCTTCAATGTCGGCGTGTTCAACCTGGCCGACAAGCGCTACATCGAATGGTCGTCCATCACCCCGAGCCTGATCACCAATCGCGCACTGAGCGATCGTTTCAGCAGCCCGGGCCGCACCTTCTCCGCCAGCCTTGCCGTTTCCTGGTGA
- a CDS encoding aldo/keto reductase, protein MQYRRLGSTGLPISALSFGAWVTFGDQIPRDEARNLVAAAWDHGVNFFDNAEGYANGRAEQVMGDVITDLRLPRDGFCVSSKVFFGSAKDPRPTQRGLSRKHVTDACHAALKRLRVDYLDLYYCHRPDPDAPIAETVHAMDTLVRQGKILYWGTSEWSAAQIQQALDIAEAHNLQGPSMEQPQYNLLHRERVEVEYAPLYAGAGLGTTIFSPLASGLLSGKYDQGIPADARLGREGMEWLQDLVLGADAEARLAQVRRFSEVARSLGHAPATLAIAWCLRNPNVSSVILGASRVSQLLQNLQALDVLEQVDATGWAQVEAVFA, encoded by the coding sequence ATGCAATACCGTCGCCTGGGCTCCACCGGCCTGCCGATTTCCGCCCTGTCCTTCGGTGCCTGGGTGACCTTCGGCGACCAGATCCCGCGCGACGAGGCCCGCAACCTGGTGGCCGCCGCCTGGGATCATGGCGTCAACTTCTTCGATAATGCGGAGGGCTACGCCAACGGCCGCGCCGAACAGGTGATGGGCGATGTGATCACCGACCTGCGCCTGCCGCGCGATGGCTTCTGCGTGTCCAGCAAGGTGTTTTTCGGCAGCGCCAAAGACCCTCGGCCGACCCAGCGTGGGTTGTCACGCAAGCACGTGACCGACGCCTGCCACGCCGCGCTCAAGCGCCTGCGGGTGGATTACCTCGACCTTTATTACTGCCACCGCCCGGATCCGGACGCACCGATCGCCGAGACCGTGCACGCCATGGACACCCTGGTGCGGCAAGGCAAGATCCTCTACTGGGGTACCTCGGAGTGGTCGGCGGCGCAGATCCAGCAGGCGCTGGACATCGCCGAAGCGCACAACCTGCAGGGCCCGTCGATGGAGCAGCCGCAGTACAACCTGCTGCACCGCGAGCGGGTCGAGGTCGAGTACGCGCCGCTGTATGCCGGCGCCGGCCTGGGCACCACCATCTTCTCGCCGTTGGCGTCAGGCCTGTTGAGCGGCAAGTACGACCAGGGCATCCCGGCCGATGCACGGTTGGGCCGCGAGGGCATGGAATGGCTGCAGGACCTGGTGCTGGGTGCAGACGCCGAGGCACGGCTGGCCCAGGTGCGCCGTTTCAGCGAGGTCGCGCGCTCGCTCGGTCACGCCCCGGCGACGCTGGCGATTGCCTGGTGCCTGCGCAACCCGAACGTCTCCAGCGTGATCCTCGGCGCCAGCCGGGTCAGCCAGCTGCTGCAGAACCTGCAGGCACTGGACGTGCTGGAGCAGGTCGATGCCACCGGCTGGGCCCAGGTCGAAGCCGTCTTTGCCTGA
- a CDS encoding MFS transporter, which produces MSSLDCSVATGHRAARARVSVALLAVSAFVIVTTEFLIVGLLPALARDLGLGIARAGQLVTLFAFTVMLAGPPLTALLAHLDRRRLFVAILLLFAASNALAAVATLPWLLALARVLPALALPVFWGTASETAAQLAPAGQGGRAVARVYLGITAAMLFGIPLGTLAAEAIGWRGSFWLLSALSLLMAGALALWMPGTAAEPRRALGEQARVLRQPWLLGNVLLSVLVFTAMFAAYTYLADVLERLLQVPAAQVGWWLMGFGAVGLFGNALGGRWVDRAPLGATLAFCTVLALGVLASVWLAGQGGLVVIALALWGVAHTALFPLCQVRVMRAAPQAQALAGTLNVSAANAGIGLGALLGGGAIERWGLDSLGVVAAAVALLAIAAGLLLRRAEEP; this is translated from the coding sequence ATGTCTTCCCTCGATTGTTCCGTTGCCACCGGTCACCGTGCTGCCCGTGCCCGCGTGTCCGTTGCACTGTTGGCGGTCTCCGCGTTCGTCATCGTCACCACCGAATTCCTGATCGTCGGCTTGCTGCCGGCGCTGGCGCGCGATCTCGGCCTGGGCATCGCACGCGCCGGGCAGCTGGTCACCCTGTTCGCGTTCACCGTGATGCTGGCCGGACCACCACTGACCGCACTGCTGGCGCATCTCGACCGGCGTCGCCTGTTCGTGGCCATCCTGCTGCTGTTTGCGGCCTCCAACGCGCTCGCGGCGGTGGCCACGCTGCCGTGGTTGCTGGCCCTGGCGCGGGTGTTGCCCGCGTTGGCGCTGCCGGTGTTCTGGGGCACGGCCAGCGAGACTGCTGCGCAGCTGGCGCCGGCGGGGCAGGGCGGGCGTGCGGTGGCACGGGTCTATCTGGGCATCACCGCCGCGATGCTGTTCGGCATCCCGCTGGGTACGCTGGCCGCCGAGGCCATCGGTTGGCGCGGCAGCTTCTGGCTGCTGTCGGCGCTGTCACTGCTGATGGCGGGCGCACTCGCACTGTGGATGCCGGGCACCGCTGCAGAGCCACGGCGCGCGCTGGGCGAACAGGCGCGTGTGCTGCGGCAGCCGTGGCTGCTGGGCAACGTGCTGCTGTCGGTGCTGGTGTTCACTGCCATGTTCGCCGCCTACACCTATCTGGCCGACGTGCTCGAACGCCTGTTGCAGGTTCCCGCCGCGCAGGTGGGCTGGTGGCTGATGGGTTTCGGTGCGGTCGGGTTGTTTGGCAATGCACTGGGCGGGCGTTGGGTGGATCGTGCACCGCTGGGCGCGACGCTGGCGTTCTGCACGGTGCTGGCGCTCGGCGTGCTGGCCAGCGTCTGGCTGGCCGGGCAGGGAGGGTTGGTGGTCATCGCACTGGCGTTGTGGGGTGTTGCGCATACCGCGCTGTTCCCGCTGTGCCAGGTGCGGGTGATGCGCGCGGCGCCGCAGGCGCAGGCGCTGGCCGGCACCTTGAATGTGTCGGCGGCCAATGCTGGTATCGGCCTGGGCGCGCTGCTCGGTGGCGGTGCCATCGAACGTTGGGGCCTGGATTCGCTGGGCGTGGTGGCCGCTGCGGTGGCGCTGCTGGCAATCGCAGCCGGGCTGCTGCTGCGACGTGCGGAGGAACCATGA
- the hemP gene encoding hemin uptake protein HemP, translating into MNAQPVLLRPETLTLRDRPVRVVPPEEVIDSEALLKGRREILIQHGDRFYRLRHTSNDKLILTK; encoded by the coding sequence ATGAATGCTCAACCTGTACTGCTGCGCCCCGAAACGCTGACCCTCCGCGATCGTCCGGTCCGCGTCGTTCCGCCGGAAGAGGTCATCGACAGCGAAGCCCTGCTCAAGGGCCGTCGTGAAATCCTGATCCAGCACGGCGACCGCTTCTATCGCCTGCGTCACACCAGCAACGACAAGCTGATCCTGACCAAGTAA
- a CDS encoding NupC/NupG family nucleoside CNT transporter: MVEGLGRIGFGLFGLAVLIGITWLFSNNKRAVDWKLVATGITLQIAFAALVILVPGGRDVFDALGHGFVKVLSFVNEGSKFIFGSLMDVKNYGFIFAFQVLPTIIFFSALMGVMYHLNVMQGIVRVMAWSITKVMRVSGAETTSVCASVFIGQTEAPLTVRPYIAKMTQSELLTMMIGGMAHIAGGVLAAYVGMLGGGDPVQQAFYAKHLLAASIMAAPATLVVAKLLIPETGTPLTRGTVKMEVEKTSSNIIDAAAAGAGDGLKLALNIGAMLLAFIALIALLNAPLTWIGEVTGLAAQIGKPTNLSTIFGYVLAPIAWVIGTPWADATTVGSLIGQKVVINEFVAYTELSQIVNGQVAGVSLSDEGRLIATYALCGFANFSSIAIQIGGIGGLAPERRHDLAKFGLRAVLGGTIATFMTATIAGVLTHFS, from the coding sequence ATGGTCGAAGGTTTGGGCAGGATCGGCTTCGGCCTGTTCGGGTTGGCGGTGCTGATCGGCATCACCTGGTTGTTTTCCAACAACAAGCGCGCGGTTGACTGGAAGCTGGTTGCCACCGGTATCACCCTGCAGATCGCGTTCGCGGCGCTGGTGATCCTGGTGCCGGGCGGCCGCGACGTGTTCGATGCGCTGGGCCACGGCTTCGTGAAGGTGCTGAGTTTCGTCAACGAAGGTTCGAAGTTCATCTTCGGCTCGTTGATGGACGTCAAGAACTACGGCTTCATCTTCGCCTTCCAGGTGCTGCCGACCATCATCTTCTTCTCGGCGCTGATGGGGGTGATGTACCACCTCAACGTCATGCAGGGCATCGTGCGCGTGATGGCCTGGTCGATCACCAAGGTGATGCGCGTGTCCGGTGCGGAAACCACCAGCGTCTGCGCCAGCGTCTTCATCGGCCAGACCGAGGCGCCGCTGACGGTGCGCCCGTACATCGCCAAGATGACCCAGTCCGAGCTGCTGACCATGATGATCGGCGGCATGGCCCACATCGCAGGCGGCGTGCTGGCGGCCTACGTGGGCATGCTCGGCGGCGGCGACCCGGTACAGCAGGCGTTCTACGCCAAGCACCTGCTGGCGGCGAGCATCATGGCCGCGCCGGCCACGCTGGTCGTGGCCAAGCTGCTGATTCCGGAAACCGGTACCCCGCTCACCCGCGGCACGGTGAAGATGGAAGTGGAGAAGACCTCCAGCAACATCATCGATGCCGCAGCCGCTGGCGCCGGTGACGGCCTGAAGCTGGCGCTGAACATCGGCGCGATGCTGCTGGCCTTCATCGCACTGATCGCGCTGCTGAACGCCCCGCTGACCTGGATCGGTGAAGTGACCGGACTGGCCGCGCAGATCGGCAAGCCGACCAACCTGTCGACCATCTTCGGCTACGTGCTGGCCCCGATCGCCTGGGTGATCGGCACGCCGTGGGCCGACGCCACCACCGTTGGTTCGCTGATCGGCCAGAAGGTCGTGATCAACGAATTCGTCGCCTATACAGAGCTGTCGCAGATCGTGAACGGCCAGGTGGCGGGCGTGAGCCTGTCCGACGAAGGTCGCCTGATCGCCACCTACGCGCTGTGCGGCTTTGCCAACTTCAGCTCGATCGCGATCCAGATCGGCGGCATCGGCGGCCTGGCCCCGGAACGTCGCCACGATCTGGCCAAGTTCGGCCTGCGCGCGGTGCTGGGCGGTACCATTGCCACCTTCATGACGGCGACCATCGCCGGCGTGCTGACGCACTTCAGTTGA
- a CDS encoding DUF6607 family protein, producing MKLQTASVMLLLAASGVASAQPSDIARDHDSILAMQGEYTVDFAFDETVLLKPGYERAPAMRSGGNEVVIVVEDTPKRIVLQHLLLDEKSGHITKHWRQDWVYEAPNRFEFSADQTWKVRSIPAAVNQGAWTQCVYEVSDAPRYCGTGTWTYTNNVPSWSSDLSWRPLPRREYTKRSDYNALAVINRHTLTPNGWTHEQFNTKVQRNADGSQVEIAREFGFNDYVKTTEVDFTPARNYWKATAGYWAKVRQRWDGFLGQAPGVHLKTKIDGMAMIIPMFTQAEEIQAGKKVKDKQIDDVFAKYVEKAQ from the coding sequence ATGAAGCTCCAGACAGCCAGCGTCATGCTGCTGCTCGCCGCCAGCGGCGTGGCCAGCGCGCAGCCCTCCGATATCGCCCGTGACCACGACAGCATCCTTGCCATGCAGGGTGAGTACACCGTGGACTTCGCCTTTGACGAGACCGTGCTGCTGAAGCCGGGCTACGAGCGCGCACCGGCGATGCGCAGTGGCGGCAACGAAGTGGTCATCGTGGTCGAAGACACCCCGAAGCGCATCGTGCTGCAGCACCTGCTGCTGGACGAGAAGAGCGGCCACATCACCAAACACTGGCGCCAGGACTGGGTCTACGAAGCGCCGAACCGTTTCGAGTTCAGTGCCGACCAGACCTGGAAGGTGCGCAGCATTCCGGCGGCGGTGAACCAGGGCGCCTGGACCCAGTGCGTGTACGAAGTGAGCGACGCACCGCGCTACTGCGGCACCGGCACGTGGACCTACACCAACAACGTGCCGAGCTGGAGCAGCGACCTGAGCTGGCGTCCGCTGCCGCGCCGTGAGTACACCAAGCGCAGCGACTACAACGCACTGGCCGTGATCAACCGCCACACGCTGACCCCGAACGGCTGGACCCACGAGCAGTTCAACACCAAGGTGCAGCGCAACGCCGACGGCAGCCAGGTGGAGATCGCACGCGAGTTCGGCTTCAACGACTACGTGAAGACCACCGAGGTCGATTTCACCCCGGCGCGCAACTACTGGAAGGCCACTGCCGGTTACTGGGCCAAGGTGCGCCAGCGCTGGGATGGCTTCCTCGGCCAGGCGCCGGGCGTGCACCTGAAGACCAAGATCGACGGCATGGCGATGATCATCCCGATGTTCACCCAGGCCGAAGAGATCCAGGCCGGCAAGAAGGTGAAGGACAAGCAGATCGACGACGTGTTCGCCAAGTACGTGGAAAAGGCCCAGTAA
- a CDS encoding LysR family transcriptional regulator, translating into MLPNERLRGIEAFVATAEAGSFTAAAERLHLTSSAVGKTVARLEARLGARLFERSTRRLRLTEAGEGFYRTCVRVLGELADAESVLAAHADAPVGRLRVDAPATFGRLKVWPLLLQLAAEFPRLRPQVTFSDRFIDLAEDGVDLAVRIGGPEPLPATLGSRLLGHECLRFCASPAYLQRHGLPTSGAELADHDGVLFGRADGSIGPWQVADGGQRSAPLQARARLVVGSAEAQVAAVEAGFGIAQLATWLVDDALARGSLVSILPALDCRGLPLRLLWPQGRQRLPRVDVALDRLGAGLRIDPPH; encoded by the coding sequence ATGCTTCCCAACGAGCGGCTGCGCGGCATCGAGGCCTTCGTCGCCACCGCCGAAGCCGGCAGCTTCACCGCCGCCGCCGAGCGCCTGCACCTGACCAGTTCGGCAGTCGGCAAGACCGTTGCCCGACTGGAAGCGCGCCTGGGGGCACGGTTGTTCGAACGCAGCACTCGCCGCCTGCGCCTGACCGAGGCCGGTGAAGGCTTTTACCGCACGTGCGTGCGCGTGCTTGGCGAACTGGCCGATGCCGAATCGGTGCTGGCCGCGCATGCCGATGCCCCGGTGGGCCGCCTGCGGGTGGACGCTCCGGCCACCTTCGGGCGATTGAAAGTGTGGCCGCTGCTGCTGCAGCTGGCCGCCGAGTTTCCCCGGCTGCGACCACAAGTGACCTTCAGCGACCGCTTCATCGATCTGGCCGAGGACGGCGTCGATCTGGCCGTGCGCATCGGTGGCCCGGAGCCGTTGCCGGCCACCCTCGGCAGCCGCCTGCTCGGCCACGAATGCCTGCGCTTCTGTGCATCGCCGGCCTACCTGCAGCGGCACGGCCTGCCGACTTCCGGAGCGGAGCTGGCCGACCACGATGGCGTGCTGTTCGGCCGTGCCGACGGCAGTATCGGCCCGTGGCAGGTGGCCGATGGCGGGCAGCGCAGTGCACCGCTGCAGGCCCGCGCACGGCTGGTGGTCGGCAGTGCCGAAGCACAGGTGGCGGCCGTCGAGGCGGGCTTCGGTATTGCCCAGCTGGCCACCTGGCTGGTCGATGACGCGCTGGCGCGCGGCAGCCTGGTGTCGATCCTGCCGGCGCTGGACTGCCGTGGCCTGCCGTTGCGGCTGTTGTGGCCGCAGGGCCGGCAACGGCTGCCGCGCGTGGATGTGGCATTGGACCGTCTCGGCGCCGGATTGCGGATCGACCCTCCGCACTGA